A single Candoia aspera isolate rCanAsp1 chromosome 5, rCanAsp1.hap2, whole genome shotgun sequence DNA region contains:
- the ENDOD1 gene encoding endonuclease domain-containing 1 protein gives MRAAFPACLLAVLAWAASTHGRVVGNDDAGFAECDVFFYQQAPPQGFLDERAAKICQKYRREPRFATLYSTQERVPLYSAFRYSEGGPPGEEEESWLVEPQIDDPENGLEEMVPEAEITVDHLGRNQALRADYADSGYERGNLNPSSLHKDDHQVATHTLTNTVPISPPFQELWHWEVEELVSQGLAPHCQNGEDLYLLSGAVPSAEKVKDKVAVPKFLWLAACCDNGAETWSVGFIKEAGVESRLEDLTVEALEKKFPAGVELFKNNCGQDRQDAKKLETVLHSVKKVRAKEPEPHMKKPTQCKHTDAKEESGFLKKLFHFFVSPLLKLLKFVFGLVSQIVKCLWHLLMYLVQKVISGVCTFVKGISTALLDIFICVVQVGVSILNGIAKNIYNVLVVTYRILCVPVNLILDVVSFPFYVLGAIPAVLQDIASGISGMFLLAIDAITNFVKGLNYIVSHLAKKFLPMTAF, from the exons ATGAGAGCCGCGTTCCCCGCCTGTCTGCTCGCCGTGCTGGCCTGGGCCGCCTCGACCCACGGCCGGGTGGTGGGCAACGACGACGCGGGCTTTGCAGAATGCGACGTTTTCTTCTACCAACAGGCTCCCCCGCAGGGCTTCCTGGACGAGCGGGCAGCCAAGATCTGCCAGAAGTACCGCCGGGAGCCGCGCTTCGCCACCCTCTACAGCACGCAGGAGAGAGTCCCACTTTATTCGGCTTTCCGCTACAGCGAAGGGGGACCCcccggggaggaggaggagagctggCTGGTGGAGCCGCAG ATCGATGACCCTGAAAATGGTCTGGAAGAAATGGTGCCAGAAGCTGAGATCACGGTGGATCATCTGGGAAGAAACCAGGCTCTCAGGGCAGACTATGCAGACTCTGGCTATGAGAGGGGGAACCTAAACCCCAGCTCCCTCCATAAGGATGATCATCAAGTTGCCACCCACACGCTGACCAACACAGTGCCAATCTCCCCTCCTTTCCAGGAGCTCTGGCACTGGGAAGTTGAGGAGCTTGTCAGCCAAGGATTGGCTCCGCACTGTCAAAATGGGGAAGATCTCTATCTCCTCTCAGGAGCAGTGCCTTCCGCTGAAAAAGTAAAAGACAAAGTCGCGGTCCCCAAATTCCTCTGGCTGGCAGCCTGCTGTGATAATGGTGCTGAGACCTGGTCAGTGGGATTTATTAAAGAGGCAGGTGTTGAGAGCCGTCTGGAAGACCTAACGGTAGAAGCCCTTGAGAAGAAGTTTCCTGCAGGAGTTGAGCTCTTTAAAAACAACTGTGGTCAAGATCGTCAGGATGCTAAGAAGCTGGAGACAGTGCTGCACTCTGTGAAGAAGGTCCGGGCGAAGGAACCAGAACCGCACATGAAAAAGCCAACTCAGTGTAAACACACCGACGCAAAGGAGGAGAGTGGCTTTCTGAAGAAGCTTTTTCACTTCTTTGTTAGCCCTCTCTTGAAACTGCTAAAATTTGTTTTCGGTCTGGTTAGCCAAATTGTGAAATGTTTGTGGCATTTGCTCATGTACCTTGTCCAGAAGGTTATCAGTGGGGTGTGCACATTTGTCAAAGGAATTTCCACGGCCCTGCTGGATATCTTTATCTGTGTGGTCCAAGTGGGTGTCAGCATCCTGAACGGCATTGCAAAAAACATCTACAATGTTCTGGTGGTTACCTACAGGATTCTTTGCGTCCCTGTTAATCTGATCCTGGATGTTGTGTCTTTCCCTTTTTACGTCCTGGGTGCCATTCCTGCTGTTCTCCAAGATATTGCTTCAGGCATCAGTGGCATGTTCTTGTTGGCCATTGATGCTATCACAAATTTTGTGAAGGGCCTAAACTATATTGTGTCTCATCTAGCCAAAAAGTTTCTTCCCATGACTGCTTTCTAA